The Cyprinus carpio isolate SPL01 chromosome A9, ASM1834038v1, whole genome shotgun sequence genome window below encodes:
- the LOC109065801 gene encoding transmembrane protein 198-B-like: MASTSQILEFKLSPPSQDGSPERLFSCDEDIERRYEVVPSVVCSMCCLFGIIYCFFGYRCFKAVMFLTGLMFGSIVIFMLCYKERVMDTQLSVEASVGIGLGIGTLCGLVTMLVRSVGLFMVGLLLGLLVALASLVVLEEFYHPRTVWLPLGVLLGSGMLFAVLTLQWQRCFTTLSTAVFGSAVVTVTVDYFVELFALTRYIYERVKVDPPRPVCWFTWVVMGVWPVLALLGVLIQWKVTAEGYSHTEVFISHQQRRVQLMRIRQKEQRRECRKKKKKKPQIQPPQQQKYHHPIQTNPPPPNPPPKLQPPEPTHRRKPNTIRRFDGDVLSPSYIQNFRDRRTDRRGYSHDRLIGGSHVVDLEYDYGSRVPLTAHTGPAVRG, from the exons ATGGCGTCCACTTCCCAGATTCTGGAGTTTAAGCTTTCCCCACCCTCTCAGGATGGGAGTCCAGAGCGTCTGTTCAGCTGTGATGAGGACATTGAACGGCGCTACGAGGTGGTCCCGTCTGTCGTCTGCTCCATGTGTTGCCTCTTTGGCATCATCTACTGCTTCTTCG GGTACCGCTGCTTCAAGGCTGTAATGTTCCTCACGGGTCTGATGTTTGGTTCCATCGTCATCTTCATGCTTTGCTATAAGGAGAGGGTCATGGACACTCAGCTCAGTGTGGAGGCCAGCGTGGGCATCGGCCTGGGCATTGGCACGTTGTGTGGTTTGGTCACTATGCTGGTCCGTAGCGTGGGGCTTTTCATGGTTGGACTTCTCCTGGGTTTACTGGTGGCCCTTGCCTCTCTGGTGGTTCTGGAGGAGTTTTACCACCCGAGGACAGTGTGGCTTCCCCTGGGTGTGCTGCTGGGTTCGGGCATGCTGTTTGCTGTGCTCACGTTGCAGTGGCAGCGCTGTTTCACCACCCTCTCCACTGCCGTCTTTGGATCCGCTGTGGTGACTGTGACTGTGGATTATTTTGTCGAGCTCTTTGCTTTGACAAGGTATATCTATGAGAGGGTGAAGGTGGATCCGCCTCGCCCAGTGTGTTGGTTCACATGGGTGGTCATGGGAGTCTGGCCCGTGCTGGCGCTGCTGGGTGTTCTTATTCAGTGGAAGGTCACTGCTGAAGGATATTCACACACAGAAG tctttatcAGTCACCAGCAGAGACGAGTGCAGTTAATGCGGATTCGTCAAAAGGAACAAAGAAGGGAATGccgaaagaaaaagaagaaaaagccaCAGATACAGCCGCCACAGCAACAGAAGTACCACCACCCCATTCAGACCAACCCTCCTCCCCCAAACCCTCCTCCCAAACTCCAGCCTCCAGAGCCCACCCACCGCCGCAAACCCAACACCATTCGCCGCTTCGATGGAGATGTGCTTTCTCCG AGTTACATCCAGAACTTCCGTGACAGACGTACGGACAGGAGGGGCTACTCTCATGACAGGTTGATTGGCGGCTCACATGTTGTAGATTTGGAATATGACTACGGCTCCCGAGTGCCCCTAACGGCCCATACAGGCCCCGCAGTGAGAGGCTGA